From Rhizobium sp. NZLR1, a single genomic window includes:
- a CDS encoding helix-turn-helix domain-containing protein, with translation MEDISELHPGASTHREVPLLVSEPESSEHDPASCPLDVAINTIGGRWKLHILRVLVLSGPRRYNALLVAIEGISAKELTRNLRELETAALVAQIDVESRKAYTLTPLGIEIEAPFRALGIFGAALAKQRDSRRRNKLNETGFFQR, from the coding sequence TTGGAGGATATTAGCGAGCTGCACCCAGGTGCCTCAACGCACCGCGAGGTTCCCTTATTGGTCTCAGAGCCAGAGTCCTCCGAGCACGACCCCGCATCCTGCCCGCTTGATGTCGCGATCAACACCATCGGCGGACGGTGGAAGCTCCATATTTTGCGCGTACTAGTGCTTTCCGGACCGCGTCGATACAATGCGCTGCTCGTGGCGATCGAAGGCATCAGTGCCAAGGAGTTGACCCGGAATCTGAGAGAGCTCGAGACGGCAGCACTCGTGGCGCAAATCGATGTTGAAAGCCGGAAGGCATATACCTTGACGCCGTTAGGCATTGAGATCGAAGCGCCGTTTCGGGCCCTTGGGATATTCGGAGCAGCACTGGCGAAACAGCGGGATAGCCGCCGTCGCAACAAGTTGAATGAGACCGGCTTTTTCCAGCGTTAG
- a CDS encoding MFS transporter: protein MSQPRNGTPGDVEEIHWPSLVAAISSISAVGIAIGLGLPLLSIILEKRGISSTLIGLNTAMAGVAAMAAAPITTRLAHKYGVAPTMLWAVLISALSALGFYYAQDFWMWFPLRFAFHGATTTLFILSEFWINAASPPSKRGFVLGIYATVLSLGFAAGPLLFSILGSDGIFPFLIGACAILLAAIPIFIARDESPVLEEKPELHFMRYVFLVPTATAAVFIFGAVEAGGLSLFPIFAVRAHFTESQAALLLTMMGVGNVIFQIPLGLLSDRIADKRPLLAGMALMGFIGAMVLPVLLDNWLLMAGLLLFWGGCVSGLYTVGLSHLGSRLTGSDLAAANAAFIFCYAMGTVAGPQAIGAAIDVAGNNGFAWAIAAFFGLYALLSGIRLMFIRKRT, encoded by the coding sequence ATGTCTCAGCCGAGAAACGGCACACCGGGCGATGTCGAAGAAATCCATTGGCCTTCTCTGGTGGCAGCCATCTCGTCCATTTCTGCCGTTGGCATAGCAATCGGCCTCGGACTTCCGCTTCTCAGCATCATCCTCGAAAAACGCGGCATCTCGTCCACCCTGATCGGGCTCAACACGGCAATGGCCGGGGTCGCGGCGATGGCCGCCGCGCCGATCACCACTAGGCTCGCCCATAAATACGGCGTTGCGCCGACAATGCTCTGGGCCGTGCTGATTTCGGCGCTGAGCGCGCTCGGTTTTTATTATGCCCAGGATTTCTGGATGTGGTTTCCACTGCGTTTCGCTTTCCATGGCGCGACGACGACGCTGTTCATCCTCTCCGAATTCTGGATCAATGCCGCTTCGCCGCCTTCCAAACGCGGCTTCGTGCTCGGCATCTACGCGACCGTGCTTTCCCTCGGCTTCGCGGCCGGGCCGCTGCTGTTCTCGATTCTCGGCAGCGACGGCATCTTCCCCTTCCTGATCGGCGCCTGCGCCATCCTGCTGGCCGCCATTCCGATCTTCATAGCCCGCGACGAAAGCCCGGTGCTCGAGGAAAAACCGGAGTTGCATTTCATGCGCTACGTTTTCCTGGTGCCGACGGCGACGGCGGCGGTCTTCATCTTCGGCGCGGTCGAAGCGGGCGGCCTGTCGCTTTTCCCGATCTTTGCTGTGCGGGCCCATTTTACCGAATCGCAGGCAGCACTTCTGCTCACCATGATGGGCGTCGGCAACGTCATCTTTCAGATCCCGCTCGGCCTGCTCTCCGACCGCATCGCCGATAAGCGGCCGCTTCTGGCCGGCATGGCGCTGATGGGGTTCATCGGCGCGATGGTGTTGCCGGTGCTGCTAGACAACTGGCTGCTGATGGCCGGGCTGCTGCTTTTCTGGGGCGGCTGCGTCTCCGGTCTCTATACGGTCGGGCTTAGCCACCTCGGCTCGCGGCTGACGGGCTCCGACCTTGCGGCGGCCAATGCCGCCTTCATCTTCTGTTACGCTATGGGAACCGTCGCCGGGCCGCAGGCGATCGGCGCAGCGATCGATGTCGCCGGAAATAACGGTTTTGCCTGGGCGATTGCCGCGTTCTTCGGTCTCTACGCCCTACTTTCCGGCATCAGACTGATGTTCATTCGAAAACGGACTTGA
- a CDS encoding DUF983 domain-containing protein, with product MRTPTDPAVRYGDMPEVERPVGRSIMRGLMNRCPACGSGKLFRAFLKPVDHCAACGEAMYHQRADDLPPYIVILVLGHVVVGGYMLTDMTFVLPVWAHLAIWAPITVITALASIQPIKGGVIGLQWALRMHGFGGESDGSDDYDIPGRPD from the coding sequence ATGCGCACACCGACCGATCCGGCTGTCCGCTACGGGGATATGCCTGAGGTCGAGCGTCCGGTTGGGCGCTCCATCATGCGGGGGCTGATGAACCGCTGCCCGGCTTGCGGCAGCGGCAAGCTCTTTCGCGCCTTTCTGAAGCCGGTCGATCATTGCGCAGCCTGCGGCGAGGCGATGTATCACCAACGCGCGGACGACCTGCCGCCCTATATCGTCATCCTCGTTCTCGGCCACGTCGTGGTCGGTGGCTATATGCTGACCGACATGACCTTCGTGCTGCCGGTATGGGCGCATCTTGCCATCTGGGCGCCGATCACCGTCATCACCGCGCTTGCCTCGATCCAGCCGATCAAGGGCGGCGTCATCGGCCTGCAATGGGCGTTGCGCATGCACGGTTTCGGTGGAGAGAGTGACGGTTCCGACGATTATGACATCCCCGGCCGGCCGGATTAG
- the rpmG gene encoding 50S ribosomal protein L33, whose amino-acid sequence MAKATTIKIKLLSTADTGFFYVTTKNSRTMTDKMTKTKYDPVARKHVEFKETKIK is encoded by the coding sequence ATGGCCAAGGCTACAACAATCAAGATCAAGCTGCTGTCGACAGCCGACACCGGTTTCTTCTATGTCACGACGAAGAACAGCCGTACGATGACGGACAAGATGACGAAGACGAAGTACGACCCGGTTGCACGGAAGCACGTCGAGTTCAAGGAAACCAAGATCAAGTAG